The proteins below are encoded in one region of Sminthopsis crassicaudata isolate SCR6 chromosome 1, ASM4859323v1, whole genome shotgun sequence:
- the MORC2 gene encoding ATPase MORC2 isoform X3, translated as MRSRRDADATRIDIYAEHRENLQGGFMLCFLDDGAGMDPNDAASVIQFGKSAKRTPESTQIGQYGNGLKSGSMRIGKDFILFTKKDDTMTCLFLSRTFHEEEGIDEVIVPLPTWNARTRQPITENMDKFSTEIELIYKYSPFKSEQQVMDQFKKISGESGTLVIIFNLKLTDNGEPELDIVSDPRDIQMAETSPEGTESRQKRQNCRTCRLGPQNLAISSPLSLLGIPLKSWKPERRSFRAYAAVLYIDPRMRIFIHGHKVQTKRLSCCLYKPRMYKYTSNRFKTRAEQEVKKAEHVARIAEDKAREAESKARALELRLGGDLTRESRVALRQVQGTAINLRREADIKKRIKEAKQRALKEPKELNFVFGVNIEQRDLDGMFIYNCSRLIKMYEKVGPQLEGGMACGGVVGVVDVPYLVLEPTHNKQDFADAKEYRHLLKAMGEHLAQYWKDVAIAQRGIIKFWDEFGYLSANWNQPPSSELRYKRRRAMEIPTTIQCDLCLKWRTLPFQLSSVERDYPDTWVCTMNPDAEQDSCNASEQKQKVPLGTLKKDFKTQEEKQKQLTEKIRQQQEKLEALQKTIPIRSQADLKKLPLEVSSRPGAEESHGVRRLPRPRSPPLPAVIKNAPSRPPPPPPPPPPTPRPAFPARRGPLSASPRPGQSPTQEEASTSRMSHPTLTPRKSSGSIVKPAHRVVSVVRSPTPLVLNSRPPRDVPIPKPVKTPVLKKPDPPSKAQIVSARKRSFPLTEDEAEEDVERRKEKSKRGKVLVVKDEKKDSNEVVVELSDSASEEDLAELRRAQKDKGLHVEVRVNKEWYTGRVTAVEMSKHVVRWKVKFDYVPTDTTPRDRWVEKGSEDVRLMKPPSPEYQSPDTQQQEDEDVIAIEPSTSDCIRIEPDTTAPSSSHETVDLLVQTLRNCLRYFLPPNFPISKKELSSMSPDELMAFPLKEYFKQYEVGLQNLCNSYQTRADARAKASEENLRASERKLRETEEKLQKLRTNIVALLQKVQEQQKVLLAGGMVLLEAPPPLPLPLPTHPGGGMKAPEERDPAEEAGAGQASSREEPHQLLLALVDTP; from the exons AGCACCGGGAGAACCTCCAGGGAGGCTTCATGCTCTGCTTTCTGGATGACGGCGCCGGAATGGATCCAA ATGATGCCGCCAGCGTCATACAGTTTGGGAAGTCGGCCAAGCGGACCCCCGAATCCACGCAGATCGGGCAGTACGGCAACGGCTTAAAATC GGGCTCCATGCGTATCGGCAAGGATTTTATTCTCTTTACCAAGAAGGACGACACCATGACCTGCCTCTTCTTGTCTCGCACGTTCCATGAGGAAGAAGGCATTGACGAG GTGATTGTGCCGCTGCCCACCTGGAACGCCCGGACCCGCCAGCCCATTACAGAAAACATGGACAAGTTTTCCACCGAGATTGAGCTCATCTACAAGTATTCGCCTTTCAAATCGGAGCAACAAGTCATGGATCAATTTAAGAAGATCTCTGGGGAGTCGG GAACACTGGTCATCATTTTTAACCTCAAACTCACGGACAATGGGGAGCCCGAGCTGGACATTGTGTCAGACCCCCGGGACATCCAGATGGCGGAAACGTCCCCCGAGGGCAC GGAAAGTCGGCAGAAACGGCAGAACTGCAGAACCTGCAGGTTGGGTCCCCAGAACTTAGCTATTTCCTCTCCCCTCAGCCTCCTAGGGATCCCCTTGAAGAGCTG GAAGCCCGAGCGGCGCTCTTTTCGCGCTTACGCCGCCGTCCTCTACATCGACCCCAGGATGAGGATATTCATCCATGGCCACAAAGTGCAGACCAAGAGGCTTTCCTGCTGCTTGTACAAGCCCAG GATGTACAAGTACACCTCGAACCGCTTCAAGACAAGAGCAGAGCAGGAGGTGAAGAAGGCCGAGCACGTGGCTCGCATAG CGGAAGACAAAGCTCGAGAGGCTGAGAGCAAAGCCCGAGCGCTGGAGCTGCGCCTCGGGGGAGACCTTACCCGGGAGTCCAGG GTGGCTCTGCGGCAGGTCCAGGGCACGGCCATTAACCTGCGCCGGGAAGCCGACATTAAGAAGCGCATCAAGGAGGCCAAACAGCG GGCCCTCAAGGAGCCCAAAGAGCTAAACTTTGTCTTTGGGGTGAACATTGAGCAGCGGGATCTGGACGGCATGTTCATCTACAACTGCAGCCGCCTGATTAAGATGTACGAGAAGGTGGGCCCTCAGCTCGAGGGAGGCAT GGCCTGCGGGGGCGTCGTCGGCGTGGTGGACGTGCCCTATCTGGTCCTGGAGCCCACCCACAACAAGCAGGACTTTGCGGACGCCAAGGAGTACCGGCACCTGCTGAAAGCCATGGGCGAGCACCTGGCCCAGTACTGGAAGGACGTGGCCATCG CCCAGCGCGGAATCATCAAGTTCTGGGACGAGTTTGGCTACCTCTCGGCCAACTGGAACCAGCCCCCGTCCAGCGAACTTCGCTACAAACGGAGACGAGCCATGGAGATCCCCACCACGATCCAGTGCG ATTTGTGTCTGAAGTGGCGGACGCTGCCCTTCCAGCTGAGCTCTGTGGAGCGGGACTACCCCGACACGTGGGTGTGCACCATGAACCCCGACGCCGAGCAGGACAG CTGTAACGCCTCTGAGCAGAAGCAGAAGGTTCCCCTGGGGACCCTGAAGAAGGACTTCAAGACCCAAGAGGAGAAGCAGAAACAGCTGACAGAGAAGATCCGGCAGCAGCAGGAGAAGCTGGAAGCCCTGCAG AAAACGATCCCGATCCGATCCCAAGCTGATCTGAAGAAGTTACCCCTGGAAGTGAGTAGCAGGCCTGGAGCAGAG GAGTCCCACGGCGTCCGTCGACTTCCACGCCCTAGGTCCCCCCCCTTGCCAGCTGTGATTAAGAATGCTCCAAGCCGCCCCCCGCCcccacctcccccacccccaccaactCCCAGACCAGCCTTCCCGGCCAGAAGGGGCCCACTGTCCGCCTCCCCGAGACCAGGCCAGTCGCCAACTCAGGAGGAAGCCAGCACCTCCAGGATGTCTCACCCAACTCTGACCCCCCGGAAGTCCAGCGGCTCCATTGTCAAACCGGCTCACAGAGTGGTCTCCGTGGTGAGGTCCCCCACACCGCTTGTGCTGAATTCCAGGCCCCCCCGTGACGTGCCCATCCCCAAACCGGTGAAGACCCCAGTGCTCAAGAAGCCAGACCCGCCCAGTAAAGCTCAG ATCGTCAGCGCCCGGAAGAGGAGCTTTCCTCTCACGGAGGACGAGGCCGAGGAAGATGTGGAGCGGAGGAAAGAGAAATCCAAGCGGGGCAAAGTCCTCGTGGTGAAAGACGAGAAGAAGGATTCGAATGAAGTCGTGGTAGAG CTCTCAGACAGTGCCAGTGAGGAAGACCTGGCAGAGCTGAGACGAGCCCAGAAAG ATAAAGGACTGCACGTGGAGGTGCGAGTGAACAAGGAGTGGTACACGGGCCGCGTGACGGCCGTGGAGATGAGCAAACACGTGGTGCGCTGGAAGGTCAAGTTCGATTATGTGCCTACCGACACCACGCCCAGAGACCGCTG GGTAGAGAAAGGCAGCGAGGACGTGAGGCTGATGAAGCCCCCCTCGCCCGAGTACCAGAGCCCCGACACCCAGCAGCAGGAGGACGAGGACGTGATCGCCATCGAGCCCTCGACCTCCGACTGCATCCGCATCGAGCCGGACACCACCGCCCCCAGCAGCAGCCACGAGACCGTGGACCTGCTGGTCCAGACCCTCCG GAACTGTCTCCGCTACTTCCTGCCTCCCAACTTCCCCATCTCAAAGAAGGAGTTGAGCTCCATGAGCCCGGACGAGCTGATGGCCTTTCCTCTG AAGGAGTATTTCAAGCAGTATGAGGTGGGTCTGCAGAATCTGTGCAACTCGTACCAGACCCGGGCGGACGCCCGCGCCAAGGCCTCCGAGGAGAACCTGCGGGCCTCTGAGAGGAAGCTGCGAGAGACCGAGGAGAAGCTGCAGAAACTGAGGACGAACATTGTGGCCCTGCTCCAGAAAGTGCAAGAG CAGCAGAAGGTCCTTCTGGCGGGGGGGATGGTCCTCCTGGAAGCCCCGCCCCCCCTCCCTCTGCCCCTGCCGACGCACCCGGGTGGTGGGATGAAGGCACCAGAGGAGAGGGACCCGGCGGAAGAAGCAGGCGCGGGCCAGGCGTCCTCGCGGGAGGAGCCTCACCAGCTGCTGCTGGCCCTAGTGGACACTCCCTGA
- the MORC2 gene encoding ATPase MORC2 isoform X5, with translation MAFTNYSSLNRAQLTFEYLHTNSTTHEFLFGALAELVDNARDADATRIDIYAEHRENLQGGFMLCFLDDGAGMDPNDAASVIQFGKSAKRTPESTQIGQYGNGLKSGSMRIGKDFILFTKKDDTMTCLFLSRTFHEEEGIDEVIVPLPTWNARTRQPITENMDKFSTEIELIYKYSPFKSEQQVMDQFKKISGESGTLVIIFNLKLTDNGEPELDIVSDPRDIQMAETSPEGTESRQKRQNCRTCRLGPQNLAISSPLSLLGIPLKSWKPERRSFRAYAAVLYIDPRMRIFIHGHKVQTKRLSCCLYKPRMYKYTSNRFKTRAEQEVKKAEHVARIAEDKAREAESKARALELRLGGDLTRESRVALRQVQGTAINLRREADIKKRIKEAKQRALKEPKELNFVFGVNIEQRDLDGMFIYNCSRLIKMYEKVGPQLEGGMACGGVVGVVDVPYLVLEPTHNKQDFADAKEYRHLLKAMGEHLAQYWKDVAIAQRGIIKFWDEFGYLSANWNQPPSSELRYKRRRAMEIPTTIQCDLCLKWRTLPFQLSSVERDYPDTWVCTMNPDAEQDSCNASEQKQKVPLGTLKKDFKTQEEKQKQLTEKIRQQQEKLEALQKTIPIRSQADLKKLPLEVSSRPGAEESHGVRRLPRPRSPPLPAVIKNAPSRPPPPPPPPPPTPRPAFPARRGPLSASPRPGQSPTQEEASTSRMSHPTLTPRKSSGSIVKPAHRVVSVVRSPTPLVLNSRPPRDVPIPKPVKTPVLKKPDPPSKAQIVSARKRSFPLTEDEAEEDVERRKEKSKRGKVLVVKDEKKDSNEVVVELSDSASEEDLAELRRAQKDKGLHVEVRVNKEWYTGRVTAVEMSKHVVRWKVKFDYVPTDTTPRDRWVEKGSEDVRLMKPPSPEYQSPDTQQQEDEDVIAIEPSTSDCIRIEPDTTAPSSSHETVDLLVQTLRNCLRYFLPPNFPISKKELSSMSPDELMAFPLKEYFKQYEVGLQNLCNSYQTRADARAKASEENLRASERKLRETEEKLQKLRTNIVALLQKVQEDIDINTDDELDAYIEDLITKGD, from the exons AGCACCGGGAGAACCTCCAGGGAGGCTTCATGCTCTGCTTTCTGGATGACGGCGCCGGAATGGATCCAA ATGATGCCGCCAGCGTCATACAGTTTGGGAAGTCGGCCAAGCGGACCCCCGAATCCACGCAGATCGGGCAGTACGGCAACGGCTTAAAATC GGGCTCCATGCGTATCGGCAAGGATTTTATTCTCTTTACCAAGAAGGACGACACCATGACCTGCCTCTTCTTGTCTCGCACGTTCCATGAGGAAGAAGGCATTGACGAG GTGATTGTGCCGCTGCCCACCTGGAACGCCCGGACCCGCCAGCCCATTACAGAAAACATGGACAAGTTTTCCACCGAGATTGAGCTCATCTACAAGTATTCGCCTTTCAAATCGGAGCAACAAGTCATGGATCAATTTAAGAAGATCTCTGGGGAGTCGG GAACACTGGTCATCATTTTTAACCTCAAACTCACGGACAATGGGGAGCCCGAGCTGGACATTGTGTCAGACCCCCGGGACATCCAGATGGCGGAAACGTCCCCCGAGGGCAC GGAAAGTCGGCAGAAACGGCAGAACTGCAGAACCTGCAGGTTGGGTCCCCAGAACTTAGCTATTTCCTCTCCCCTCAGCCTCCTAGGGATCCCCTTGAAGAGCTG GAAGCCCGAGCGGCGCTCTTTTCGCGCTTACGCCGCCGTCCTCTACATCGACCCCAGGATGAGGATATTCATCCATGGCCACAAAGTGCAGACCAAGAGGCTTTCCTGCTGCTTGTACAAGCCCAG GATGTACAAGTACACCTCGAACCGCTTCAAGACAAGAGCAGAGCAGGAGGTGAAGAAGGCCGAGCACGTGGCTCGCATAG CGGAAGACAAAGCTCGAGAGGCTGAGAGCAAAGCCCGAGCGCTGGAGCTGCGCCTCGGGGGAGACCTTACCCGGGAGTCCAGG GTGGCTCTGCGGCAGGTCCAGGGCACGGCCATTAACCTGCGCCGGGAAGCCGACATTAAGAAGCGCATCAAGGAGGCCAAACAGCG GGCCCTCAAGGAGCCCAAAGAGCTAAACTTTGTCTTTGGGGTGAACATTGAGCAGCGGGATCTGGACGGCATGTTCATCTACAACTGCAGCCGCCTGATTAAGATGTACGAGAAGGTGGGCCCTCAGCTCGAGGGAGGCAT GGCCTGCGGGGGCGTCGTCGGCGTGGTGGACGTGCCCTATCTGGTCCTGGAGCCCACCCACAACAAGCAGGACTTTGCGGACGCCAAGGAGTACCGGCACCTGCTGAAAGCCATGGGCGAGCACCTGGCCCAGTACTGGAAGGACGTGGCCATCG CCCAGCGCGGAATCATCAAGTTCTGGGACGAGTTTGGCTACCTCTCGGCCAACTGGAACCAGCCCCCGTCCAGCGAACTTCGCTACAAACGGAGACGAGCCATGGAGATCCCCACCACGATCCAGTGCG ATTTGTGTCTGAAGTGGCGGACGCTGCCCTTCCAGCTGAGCTCTGTGGAGCGGGACTACCCCGACACGTGGGTGTGCACCATGAACCCCGACGCCGAGCAGGACAG CTGTAACGCCTCTGAGCAGAAGCAGAAGGTTCCCCTGGGGACCCTGAAGAAGGACTTCAAGACCCAAGAGGAGAAGCAGAAACAGCTGACAGAGAAGATCCGGCAGCAGCAGGAGAAGCTGGAAGCCCTGCAG AAAACGATCCCGATCCGATCCCAAGCTGATCTGAAGAAGTTACCCCTGGAAGTGAGTAGCAGGCCTGGAGCAGAG GAGTCCCACGGCGTCCGTCGACTTCCACGCCCTAGGTCCCCCCCCTTGCCAGCTGTGATTAAGAATGCTCCAAGCCGCCCCCCGCCcccacctcccccacccccaccaactCCCAGACCAGCCTTCCCGGCCAGAAGGGGCCCACTGTCCGCCTCCCCGAGACCAGGCCAGTCGCCAACTCAGGAGGAAGCCAGCACCTCCAGGATGTCTCACCCAACTCTGACCCCCCGGAAGTCCAGCGGCTCCATTGTCAAACCGGCTCACAGAGTGGTCTCCGTGGTGAGGTCCCCCACACCGCTTGTGCTGAATTCCAGGCCCCCCCGTGACGTGCCCATCCCCAAACCGGTGAAGACCCCAGTGCTCAAGAAGCCAGACCCGCCCAGTAAAGCTCAG ATCGTCAGCGCCCGGAAGAGGAGCTTTCCTCTCACGGAGGACGAGGCCGAGGAAGATGTGGAGCGGAGGAAAGAGAAATCCAAGCGGGGCAAAGTCCTCGTGGTGAAAGACGAGAAGAAGGATTCGAATGAAGTCGTGGTAGAG CTCTCAGACAGTGCCAGTGAGGAAGACCTGGCAGAGCTGAGACGAGCCCAGAAAG ATAAAGGACTGCACGTGGAGGTGCGAGTGAACAAGGAGTGGTACACGGGCCGCGTGACGGCCGTGGAGATGAGCAAACACGTGGTGCGCTGGAAGGTCAAGTTCGATTATGTGCCTACCGACACCACGCCCAGAGACCGCTG GGTAGAGAAAGGCAGCGAGGACGTGAGGCTGATGAAGCCCCCCTCGCCCGAGTACCAGAGCCCCGACACCCAGCAGCAGGAGGACGAGGACGTGATCGCCATCGAGCCCTCGACCTCCGACTGCATCCGCATCGAGCCGGACACCACCGCCCCCAGCAGCAGCCACGAGACCGTGGACCTGCTGGTCCAGACCCTCCG GAACTGTCTCCGCTACTTCCTGCCTCCCAACTTCCCCATCTCAAAGAAGGAGTTGAGCTCCATGAGCCCGGACGAGCTGATGGCCTTTCCTCTG AAGGAGTATTTCAAGCAGTATGAGGTGGGTCTGCAGAATCTGTGCAACTCGTACCAGACCCGGGCGGACGCCCGCGCCAAGGCCTCCGAGGAGAACCTGCGGGCCTCTGAGAGGAAGCTGCGAGAGACCGAGGAGAAGCTGCAGAAACTGAGGACGAACATTGTGGCCCTGCTCCAGAAAGTGCAAGAG GACATCGACATCAACACCGACGACGAGCTGGACGCCTACATCGAGGATCTGATCACCAAGGGAGACTGA
- the MORC2 gene encoding ATPase MORC2 isoform X6 translates to MAFTNYSSLNRAQLTFEYLHTNSTTHEFLFGALAELVDNARDADATRIDIYAEHRENLQGGFMLCFLDDGAGMDPNDAASVIQFGKSAKRTPESTQIGQYGNGLKSGSMRIGKDFILFTKKDDTMTCLFLSRTFHEEEGIDEVIVPLPTWNARTRQPITENMDKFSTEIELIYKYSPFKSEQQVMDQFKKISGESGTLVIIFNLKLTDNGEPELDIVSDPRDIQMAETSPEGTKPERRSFRAYAAVLYIDPRMRIFIHGHKVQTKRLSCCLYKPRMYKYTSNRFKTRAEQEVKKAEHVARIAEDKAREAESKARALELRLGGDLTRESRVALRQVQGTAINLRREADIKKRIKEAKQRALKEPKELNFVFGVNIEQRDLDGMFIYNCSRLIKMYEKVGPQLEGGMACGGVVGVVDVPYLVLEPTHNKQDFADAKEYRHLLKAMGEHLAQYWKDVAIAQRGIIKFWDEFGYLSANWNQPPSSELRYKRRRAMEIPTTIQCDLCLKWRTLPFQLSSVERDYPDTWVCTMNPDAEQDSCNASEQKQKVPLGTLKKDFKTQEEKQKQLTEKIRQQQEKLEALQKTIPIRSQADLKKLPLEVSSRPGAEESHGVRRLPRPRSPPLPAVIKNAPSRPPPPPPPPPPTPRPAFPARRGPLSASPRPGQSPTQEEASTSRMSHPTLTPRKSSGSIVKPAHRVVSVVRSPTPLVLNSRPPRDVPIPKPVKTPVLKKPDPPSKAQIVSARKRSFPLTEDEAEEDVERRKEKSKRGKVLVVKDEKKDSNEVVVELSDSASEEDLAELRRAQKDKGLHVEVRVNKEWYTGRVTAVEMSKHVVRWKVKFDYVPTDTTPRDRWVEKGSEDVRLMKPPSPEYQSPDTQQQEDEDVIAIEPSTSDCIRIEPDTTAPSSSHETVDLLVQTLRNCLRYFLPPNFPISKKELSSMSPDELMAFPLKEYFKQYEVGLQNLCNSYQTRADARAKASEENLRASERKLRETEEKLQKLRTNIVALLQKVQEDIDINTDDELDAYIEDLITKGD, encoded by the exons AGCACCGGGAGAACCTCCAGGGAGGCTTCATGCTCTGCTTTCTGGATGACGGCGCCGGAATGGATCCAA ATGATGCCGCCAGCGTCATACAGTTTGGGAAGTCGGCCAAGCGGACCCCCGAATCCACGCAGATCGGGCAGTACGGCAACGGCTTAAAATC GGGCTCCATGCGTATCGGCAAGGATTTTATTCTCTTTACCAAGAAGGACGACACCATGACCTGCCTCTTCTTGTCTCGCACGTTCCATGAGGAAGAAGGCATTGACGAG GTGATTGTGCCGCTGCCCACCTGGAACGCCCGGACCCGCCAGCCCATTACAGAAAACATGGACAAGTTTTCCACCGAGATTGAGCTCATCTACAAGTATTCGCCTTTCAAATCGGAGCAACAAGTCATGGATCAATTTAAGAAGATCTCTGGGGAGTCGG GAACACTGGTCATCATTTTTAACCTCAAACTCACGGACAATGGGGAGCCCGAGCTGGACATTGTGTCAGACCCCCGGGACATCCAGATGGCGGAAACGTCCCCCGAGGGCAC GAAGCCCGAGCGGCGCTCTTTTCGCGCTTACGCCGCCGTCCTCTACATCGACCCCAGGATGAGGATATTCATCCATGGCCACAAAGTGCAGACCAAGAGGCTTTCCTGCTGCTTGTACAAGCCCAG GATGTACAAGTACACCTCGAACCGCTTCAAGACAAGAGCAGAGCAGGAGGTGAAGAAGGCCGAGCACGTGGCTCGCATAG CGGAAGACAAAGCTCGAGAGGCTGAGAGCAAAGCCCGAGCGCTGGAGCTGCGCCTCGGGGGAGACCTTACCCGGGAGTCCAGG GTGGCTCTGCGGCAGGTCCAGGGCACGGCCATTAACCTGCGCCGGGAAGCCGACATTAAGAAGCGCATCAAGGAGGCCAAACAGCG GGCCCTCAAGGAGCCCAAAGAGCTAAACTTTGTCTTTGGGGTGAACATTGAGCAGCGGGATCTGGACGGCATGTTCATCTACAACTGCAGCCGCCTGATTAAGATGTACGAGAAGGTGGGCCCTCAGCTCGAGGGAGGCAT GGCCTGCGGGGGCGTCGTCGGCGTGGTGGACGTGCCCTATCTGGTCCTGGAGCCCACCCACAACAAGCAGGACTTTGCGGACGCCAAGGAGTACCGGCACCTGCTGAAAGCCATGGGCGAGCACCTGGCCCAGTACTGGAAGGACGTGGCCATCG CCCAGCGCGGAATCATCAAGTTCTGGGACGAGTTTGGCTACCTCTCGGCCAACTGGAACCAGCCCCCGTCCAGCGAACTTCGCTACAAACGGAGACGAGCCATGGAGATCCCCACCACGATCCAGTGCG ATTTGTGTCTGAAGTGGCGGACGCTGCCCTTCCAGCTGAGCTCTGTGGAGCGGGACTACCCCGACACGTGGGTGTGCACCATGAACCCCGACGCCGAGCAGGACAG CTGTAACGCCTCTGAGCAGAAGCAGAAGGTTCCCCTGGGGACCCTGAAGAAGGACTTCAAGACCCAAGAGGAGAAGCAGAAACAGCTGACAGAGAAGATCCGGCAGCAGCAGGAGAAGCTGGAAGCCCTGCAG AAAACGATCCCGATCCGATCCCAAGCTGATCTGAAGAAGTTACCCCTGGAAGTGAGTAGCAGGCCTGGAGCAGAG GAGTCCCACGGCGTCCGTCGACTTCCACGCCCTAGGTCCCCCCCCTTGCCAGCTGTGATTAAGAATGCTCCAAGCCGCCCCCCGCCcccacctcccccacccccaccaactCCCAGACCAGCCTTCCCGGCCAGAAGGGGCCCACTGTCCGCCTCCCCGAGACCAGGCCAGTCGCCAACTCAGGAGGAAGCCAGCACCTCCAGGATGTCTCACCCAACTCTGACCCCCCGGAAGTCCAGCGGCTCCATTGTCAAACCGGCTCACAGAGTGGTCTCCGTGGTGAGGTCCCCCACACCGCTTGTGCTGAATTCCAGGCCCCCCCGTGACGTGCCCATCCCCAAACCGGTGAAGACCCCAGTGCTCAAGAAGCCAGACCCGCCCAGTAAAGCTCAG ATCGTCAGCGCCCGGAAGAGGAGCTTTCCTCTCACGGAGGACGAGGCCGAGGAAGATGTGGAGCGGAGGAAAGAGAAATCCAAGCGGGGCAAAGTCCTCGTGGTGAAAGACGAGAAGAAGGATTCGAATGAAGTCGTGGTAGAG CTCTCAGACAGTGCCAGTGAGGAAGACCTGGCAGAGCTGAGACGAGCCCAGAAAG ATAAAGGACTGCACGTGGAGGTGCGAGTGAACAAGGAGTGGTACACGGGCCGCGTGACGGCCGTGGAGATGAGCAAACACGTGGTGCGCTGGAAGGTCAAGTTCGATTATGTGCCTACCGACACCACGCCCAGAGACCGCTG GGTAGAGAAAGGCAGCGAGGACGTGAGGCTGATGAAGCCCCCCTCGCCCGAGTACCAGAGCCCCGACACCCAGCAGCAGGAGGACGAGGACGTGATCGCCATCGAGCCCTCGACCTCCGACTGCATCCGCATCGAGCCGGACACCACCGCCCCCAGCAGCAGCCACGAGACCGTGGACCTGCTGGTCCAGACCCTCCG GAACTGTCTCCGCTACTTCCTGCCTCCCAACTTCCCCATCTCAAAGAAGGAGTTGAGCTCCATGAGCCCGGACGAGCTGATGGCCTTTCCTCTG AAGGAGTATTTCAAGCAGTATGAGGTGGGTCTGCAGAATCTGTGCAACTCGTACCAGACCCGGGCGGACGCCCGCGCCAAGGCCTCCGAGGAGAACCTGCGGGCCTCTGAGAGGAAGCTGCGAGAGACCGAGGAGAAGCTGCAGAAACTGAGGACGAACATTGTGGCCCTGCTCCAGAAAGTGCAAGAG GACATCGACATCAACACCGACGACGAGCTGGACGCCTACATCGAGGATCTGATCACCAAGGGAGACTGA